One Acutalibacter muris DNA window includes the following coding sequences:
- a CDS encoding thiamine pyrophosphate-dependent enzyme, whose translation MATVFQKPKALTSAPLHYCPGCTHGIVHRLVAQAIDELGVEGRTVGVASVGCSVMCYDYFACDMVQAPHGRAQAVATGLKRAKPQNVIFTYQGDGDLAAIGTAETVHAATRGENITVIFINNAIYGMTGGQMAPTSLPGQITQTTPYGRDTDTAGYPVKVCELLSTLDGVAFAQRVTVDCVKNVNIARRAIKKAFQNQLDGKGYSIVEVLSTCPTNWGLTPVESLQWLRENMIPYYPLGVYKDIDAGVKKGGASE comes from the coding sequence ATGGCAACAGTATTTCAAAAGCCAAAGGCGCTCACCAGCGCCCCCCTGCACTACTGTCCGGGCTGCACCCACGGCATTGTGCACCGACTGGTGGCCCAGGCCATCGACGAGCTGGGGGTCGAGGGGCGCACGGTGGGGGTGGCCTCGGTGGGCTGCTCGGTGATGTGCTACGACTATTTCGCCTGCGACATGGTCCAGGCCCCCCACGGCAGGGCTCAGGCGGTGGCTACCGGGCTCAAGCGGGCGAAGCCCCAGAACGTGATATTTACATATCAGGGCGACGGGGACCTTGCCGCCATCGGCACGGCGGAGACCGTCCACGCGGCAACCCGGGGCGAGAACATCACCGTCATCTTCATAAACAATGCCATCTACGGTATGACCGGCGGTCAGATGGCCCCCACGTCCCTGCCGGGGCAGATAACCCAGACCACCCCCTACGGCAGGGACACGGACACCGCCGGCTACCCGGTGAAGGTCTGCGAGCTGCTGTCCACCTTGGACGGCGTGGCCTTTGCCCAGCGAGTGACGGTGGACTGCGTGAAGAACGTGAACATAGCCAGGAGGGCTATAAAGAAGGCCTTTCAGAACCAGCTGGACGGCAAGGGCTACTCCATTGTCGAGGTGCTCTCCACCTGCCCCACAAACTGGGGTTTGACCCCGGTGGAATCCCTCCAGTGGCTCCGGGAGAACATGATACCCTACTACCCCCTGGGGGTCTATAAGGACATAGATGCCGGTGTGAAGAAGGGGGGCGCGTCAGAGTGA
- a CDS encoding 2-oxoacid:acceptor oxidoreductase family protein has protein sequence MVFAGFGGQGVLFAGKVAAYAGLIKGKEISWLPSYGPEMRGGTANCSVCISDQPIGSPLITAPNYLIAMNLPSLERFIDAVEPGGTVILDSSLIDKEITRTDITVYRVPSSRMAEESGLKGLSNMILVGKLFHELSFCSEEVLEEAITKCIPPRKASMLELNRKAVALGAAQ, from the coding sequence ATGGTATTCGCGGGCTTCGGCGGCCAGGGCGTGCTCTTTGCGGGCAAGGTTGCCGCCTACGCCGGGCTCATAAAGGGCAAGGAGATCTCTTGGCTGCCCTCCTACGGCCCGGAGATGCGCGGCGGTACGGCTAATTGCAGTGTCTGCATCTCCGACCAGCCCATCGGCTCGCCCCTCATCACCGCGCCGAACTACCTTATCGCCATGAACCTGCCCTCTTTGGAGCGGTTTATTGACGCTGTTGAGCCCGGCGGCACGGTGATACTTGACAGCTCCCTTATCGATAAGGAGATAACCCGCACTGATATTACCGTATATCGGGTGCCCTCGTCACGCATGGCCGAGGAGAGTGGGCTCAAGGGGCTCTCCAACATGATACTTGTGGGAAAGCTCTTTCATGAGCTGAGCTTCTGCTCTGAGGAGGTTTTGGAGGAGGCCATTACAAAGTGCATACCGCCTCGTAAAGCGTCCATGCTGGAGCTGAACAGGAAAGCTGTGGCTCTGGGAGCAGCGCAGTAA
- the eno gene encoding phosphopyruvate hydratase, whose product MVRIQKVYGCEILDSRGNPTVSATVQLTDGTMGTAAAPSGASTGKFEAVELRDGDDRRYQGKGVLKAVRNVNEIISPALEKLHCLTVRDVDSLLQKLDGTPNKSHLGANATLAVSLACARAIAAHYRMPLYRFLGGAAAYKLPVPMMNILNGGAHAGNNIDIQEFMIVPTGAENFKEGLRWCSEIYHTLGAQLKARGLSTGVGDEGGFAPDLGSDEEAIEVVLDAVEKAGYSGRVHIALDAAGSEWAVDGGYRLPKRGKNMDPEDLIEYWTNLVSKYPIISIEDPLGEEDFPAWTQLTERIGSRVQLVGDDLFVTNIDRLQQGIDAGAGNAILIKPNQIGTLTETLLAIDLARRSGYNTIISHRSGETEDTFIADLAVAVNAGQIKTGAPCRTERVAKYNRLLRIEEC is encoded by the coding sequence ATGGTTAGAATACAGAAGGTATACGGCTGTGAGATACTTGATTCCCGGGGCAACCCAACGGTAAGCGCCACAGTACAGCTTACCGACGGCACAATGGGCACCGCCGCCGCCCCCTCCGGGGCCTCCACCGGCAAGTTCGAGGCGGTGGAGCTTCGGGACGGGGACGACAGGCGTTATCAGGGCAAGGGGGTATTAAAGGCCGTCAGGAACGTTAACGAGATAATCTCCCCGGCTCTTGAAAAGCTCCACTGCCTGACCGTGCGGGATGTGGACTCCCTTCTCCAAAAACTGGACGGCACACCCAACAAGTCCCATCTTGGGGCCAACGCCACCTTGGCCGTATCCCTGGCCTGCGCCAGGGCTATCGCCGCCCACTATCGTATGCCCCTCTACCGCTTCTTGGGGGGCGCGGCGGCATATAAGCTGCCGGTGCCCATGATGAATATTTTAAACGGCGGGGCCCACGCGGGCAATAATATCGATATCCAGGAGTTCATGATAGTGCCCACCGGGGCGGAGAACTTTAAAGAGGGCCTGCGCTGGTGCAGCGAGATATACCATACCCTGGGCGCGCAGTTAAAGGCACGGGGCCTCTCCACCGGCGTTGGGGACGAGGGGGGCTTTGCCCCGGACCTTGGGAGCGACGAGGAGGCCATCGAGGTCGTCTTGGACGCCGTGGAAAAGGCCGGCTACTCCGGGCGGGTGCATATCGCTCTGGACGCGGCGGGGAGCGAATGGGCTGTTGACGGCGGCTATCGCCTGCCCAAGCGTGGCAAGAACATGGACCCGGAGGATCTTATCGAGTATTGGACGAACCTTGTGAGCAAATACCCCATCATCTCCATCGAGGACCCTCTGGGGGAGGAGGACTTCCCCGCCTGGACACAGCTTACCGAGCGCATCGGCAGCCGGGTGCAGCTGGTGGGGGACGACCTGTTTGTGACGAATATTGACAGGCTCCAGCAGGGCATAGACGCAGGCGCGGGCAACGCAATACTGATAAAGCCCAACCAGATAGGCACCCTTACAGAGACCCTGCTGGCCATAGACCTGGCCCGCAGGAGCGGGTATAACACCATCATCTCCCACCGCTCCGGGGAGACAGAGGACACCTTTATCGCGGACCTTGCCGTAGCGGTGAACGCCGGACAGATAAAGACCGGAGCCCCCTGCCGGACAGAGCGGGTGGCGAAGTATAACCGCCTGCTGCGCATAGAGGAGTGCTGA
- a CDS encoding GNAT family N-acetyltransferase, with translation MTEKDFHIETERLILRRYKDGDLEDLYQYLSDPEVVRFEPYRPMSREETGEELKRRASSDEMIAVELKESGKLIGNVYLGERDFQTKELGFVFNREYWGRGFASESCRAVLNRAFKEGAHRIFAECDPENESSWRLLEALGFQREGHLRQNVYFWTDESGSPLWKDTYIYSKLNT, from the coding sequence ATGACAGAGAAGGATTTTCATATAGAAACCGAACGTCTCATTCTGCGCCGCTATAAAGACGGCGACCTTGAGGACCTGTATCAGTACCTTTCCGACCCGGAGGTGGTCCGCTTCGAGCCCTACCGCCCCATGAGCCGTGAGGAGACAGGGGAGGAGCTCAAACGGCGCGCAAGCTCAGACGAGATGATAGCCGTGGAGCTTAAAGAGAGCGGCAAGCTCATCGGCAACGTATACCTGGGGGAGCGTGACTTCCAGACAAAGGAGCTGGGCTTTGTCTTCAACCGGGAGTATTGGGGGAGGGGCTTCGCCTCCGAGAGCTGCCGGGCGGTACTCAACCGGGCCTTTAAGGAGGGCGCGCACAGGATCTTCGCCGAGTGCGACCCGGAGAACGAAAGCTCCTGGCGGCTGTTGGAGGCCCTGGGCTTTCAGAGGGAGGGGCATCTTCGCCAGAACGTCTACTTCTGGACGGACGAGAGCGGCAGCCCCCTTTGGAAGGACACATATATTTACAGTAAGCTCAACACATAA
- a CDS encoding serine hydrolase domain-containing protein, with amino-acid sequence MNFQRVTPESVGIPSGAILDMLDQLYREGIEMHAFKLLRHGKVCAEGSWAPYTPETQHILFSFSKSFTSTAIGFAVQEGIISLDERLIDIFPEKSPENPSENLKKCQVRHLLMMGCGHETEISWTNGGDGDWVSQFLHHPFVYEPGTHFMYNTAGTNMLCAILKKKTGLDMTEFLKPRLFEPLGMGEIHCVKMLGDIEMGGAGMSVTIEEMARFVQFVANRGSWEGRQLLNPEWFDMATRKQIGNAGAGWGGDPDWQAGYCFQFWRCAPEGVFRGDGAYGQYGVVMTKQDAVLVIHSASMKLQAVLTAVWENILPNVQEAPLPEDQVAYHRLQKRLEKLELNSMLGMHNPGAEASLNGAVYVPKTPAPGLRDIVGGPGCFIPEGGELQSIAFKFEGTKARLVCKEDRGEYVLDLGMEGHFATTLVHGVPFGANSSWRAHDTLEVHLVNTRMVRGKRFLFKFSGSRLNVTGTPTLPEPMSLGDVENSELSFELAEGEVNTKTRMYWEVNG; translated from the coding sequence ATGAACTTCCAAAGAGTCACCCCTGAGTCAGTGGGCATACCCTCGGGGGCAATACTGGATATGCTGGACCAGCTGTACCGGGAGGGCATCGAGATGCACGCCTTCAAGCTCCTGCGCCACGGCAAGGTCTGCGCCGAGGGCTCCTGGGCCCCCTACACCCCGGAGACACAGCATATACTGTTCTCCTTCAGCAAGAGCTTTACAAGCACCGCCATCGGCTTCGCCGTCCAAGAGGGCATCATCTCCCTTGACGAGCGGCTCATCGACATCTTCCCGGAGAAGTCCCCGGAAAACCCCAGCGAGAACCTGAAAAAGTGCCAAGTGCGGCACCTTCTGATGATGGGCTGCGGCCACGAGACGGAGATAAGCTGGACAAACGGCGGCGACGGCGACTGGGTGAGCCAGTTCCTGCATCACCCCTTTGTGTACGAGCCGGGGACCCACTTTATGTACAATACGGCGGGAACAAATATGCTCTGCGCCATACTTAAGAAAAAGACCGGCCTTGACATGACCGAGTTTTTGAAGCCACGCCTCTTCGAGCCACTGGGGATGGGGGAGATCCACTGCGTCAAGATGCTCGGGGACATCGAGATGGGCGGCGCTGGTATGTCCGTCACCATCGAGGAGATGGCCCGCTTCGTGCAGTTTGTCGCCAATAGGGGCAGCTGGGAGGGCAGGCAGCTTTTGAACCCGGAGTGGTTTGATATGGCTACCAGGAAGCAGATAGGCAACGCCGGGGCCGGCTGGGGCGGCGACCCGGACTGGCAGGCGGGGTACTGCTTCCAGTTCTGGCGCTGCGCTCCGGAGGGTGTCTTCCGCGGGGACGGGGCCTACGGCCAGTACGGCGTTGTGATGACAAAGCAGGACGCTGTGCTGGTGATACATTCCGCCTCCATGAAGCTACAGGCGGTGCTGACGGCGGTATGGGAGAATATCCTGCCCAATGTGCAGGAGGCTCCCCTGCCCGAGGACCAGGTTGCGTACCACCGGCTTCAAAAGCGGCTGGAAAAACTGGAGCTTAACTCTATGCTGGGTATGCATAATCCCGGCGCGGAGGCCTCCCTAAACGGCGCCGTGTATGTGCCCAAGACCCCGGCGCCAGGGCTTCGGGATATAGTGGGCGGCCCCGGCTGCTTTATCCCGGAGGGCGGCGAGCTTCAGAGCATAGCCTTTAAGTTTGAGGGCACGAAAGCCCGGCTCGTCTGCAAAGAGGACCGTGGCGAGTACGTCCTGGACCTTGGCATGGAGGGGCATTTTGCCACCACCCTGGTCCACGGCGTACCCTTTGGGGCCAACTCCAGCTGGCGGGCCCATGACACCCTGGAGGTGCACCTGGTGAACACCAGGATGGTCAGAGGCAAGCGGTTCCTGTTTAAGTTCAGCGGTAGCAGGCTGAACGTGACCGGCACGCCCACCCTGCCTGAGCCCATGAGCCTTGGTGATGTGGAGAACTCGGAACTTAGCTTCGAGCTGGCTGAGGGCGAGGTCAACACCAAGACCAGGATGTACTGGGAAGTGAACGGATAA
- the rbr gene encoding rubrerythrin, which translates to MPELKGSKTEANLLTAFAGESQARNKYTYFASKAKKDGYQQIAEIFQETADNEKEHAKMWFKLLNGGIGTTEENLKAAAEGENYEWTDMYAQFAREAKEEGFDQIAALFEGVAKIEKEHEERYRKLLKNLEDQVVFSKDGDAVWQCMNCGHICVGKKAPEVCPVCAHPQSYFRVKPENY; encoded by the coding sequence ATGCCAGAGCTAAAGGGCAGCAAAACAGAGGCCAACCTGCTCACCGCCTTTGCCGGGGAGAGCCAGGCCAGGAACAAGTACACCTACTTTGCCTCAAAGGCCAAGAAGGACGGCTATCAGCAGATAGCCGAGATATTCCAGGAGACCGCCGACAACGAGAAGGAGCACGCGAAGATGTGGTTCAAGCTCTTGAACGGCGGCATAGGCACCACCGAGGAGAACCTTAAGGCCGCCGCCGAGGGGGAGAACTACGAGTGGACGGATATGTACGCCCAGTTTGCCAGGGAGGCCAAGGAGGAGGGTTTCGACCAGATAGCCGCCCTTTTTGAGGGTGTGGCGAAGATAGAGAAGGAGCACGAGGAGCGCTATCGCAAGCTTCTGAAGAACCTCGAGGATCAGGTGGTTTTCTCCAAGGACGGGGACGCCGTCTGGCAGTGCATGAACTGCGGCCATATCTGCGTGGGCAAAAAGGCCCCGGAGGTCTGCCCGGTGTGCGCGCACCCTCAGTCCTATTTCCGCGTGAAACCCGAGAACTACTGA